A part of Saccharomonospora amisosensis genomic DNA contains:
- a CDS encoding ATP-dependent Clp protease proteolytic subunit codes for MTSPYLPQSRYVLPSYVERTSYGVKESNPYNKLYEERQIMLGVQVDDASANDVMAQLLHLEHEDPDRDIIIYINSPGGSFTALMAIYDTMQYVRPDIQTVCLGQAASAAAVLLAAGTKGKRLALPNSRVLIHQPATEGAYGQVSDLEIQAREIQRVRRLMETTLAKHTNKSADEVRADIERDKILTPEEAKEYGIIDEVLSYRKASAEA; via the coding sequence ATGACCAGTCCATATCTTCCGCAGTCCCGGTACGTGCTGCCCTCCTACGTGGAGCGCACCAGCTACGGGGTCAAGGAGTCCAACCCGTACAACAAGTTGTACGAGGAGCGGCAGATCATGCTGGGGGTGCAGGTGGACGACGCGTCGGCCAACGACGTGATGGCCCAGCTGCTGCACCTGGAGCACGAGGACCCCGACCGCGACATCATCATCTACATCAACTCCCCGGGTGGCTCCTTCACGGCGCTCATGGCGATCTACGACACCATGCAGTACGTGCGCCCCGACATCCAGACGGTCTGCCTCGGCCAGGCCGCATCCGCGGCGGCCGTGTTGCTCGCGGCCGGGACGAAGGGTAAGCGGCTCGCCCTGCCCAACTCCCGCGTGCTGATCCACCAGCCCGCCACTGAGGGCGCCTACGGTCAGGTGTCGGACCTGGAGATTCAGGCGAGGGAGATCCAGCGGGTCCGGCGACTGATGGAGACCACGCTGGCCAAGCACACGAACAAGTCGGCGGATGAGGTCCGCGCCGACATCGAGCGCGACAAGATCCTCACCCCGGAGGAGGCCAAGGAGTACGGCATCATCGACGAGGTGCTGTCGTACCGGAAGGCATCCGCCGAAGCCTGA
- a CDS encoding ClpP family protease, with product MPEGRTSTAGLNLTDSVYERLLQERIVVLGSEVNDEVANRITAQLLLLAAEDSQADIRFYINSPGGSVTAGFAIYDTMQLIEPDVATYAMGLAASMGQFLLSSGTPGKRYALQHARILMHQPSAGVGGTASDIAIQAEVFSKWKYELAKITAEQTGQTVEQIIADGDRDRWFTAEEAKDYGFVDQVLTREHPHPNSNSN from the coding sequence ATGCCAGAGGGGCGAACCAGCACAGCGGGGCTCAACCTGACCGACTCGGTGTACGAGCGGCTGCTTCAGGAGCGCATCGTCGTGCTGGGCTCCGAGGTCAACGACGAGGTCGCCAACCGCATCACCGCGCAGCTGCTGCTGCTGGCCGCCGAGGACTCGCAGGCCGACATCCGGTTCTACATCAACTCGCCGGGCGGGTCGGTGACGGCCGGTTTCGCGATCTACGACACGATGCAACTCATCGAGCCCGACGTGGCCACGTATGCGATGGGGTTGGCCGCGTCCATGGGCCAGTTCCTGCTCTCCTCGGGTACTCCCGGTAAGCGCTACGCGCTACAGCACGCGCGCATCCTGATGCACCAGCCTTCGGCGGGTGTCGGCGGCACCGCTTCCGACATCGCCATCCAGGCCGAGGTGTTCAGCAAGTGGAAGTACGAGCTGGCGAAGATCACCGCTGAGCAGACGGGCCAGACCGTGGAGCAGATCATTGCCGATGGTGACCGCGACCGGTGGTTCACGGCCGAGGAAGCCAAGGACTACGGCTTCGTGGACCAGGTGCTGACCCGCGAGCACCCGCATCCGAACTCGAACTCCAACTGA
- the tig gene encoding trigger factor, with protein sequence MKSTVEQLSPTRVKINVEVPFDELKPNFDRAYRKIAQQVRIPGFRPGKAPARVLESRIGRAPVLDEVVNEAIPAKYLEAVRSGDVRTLGQPDFEVTKLEDRDVLEFSAEVDVRPDITLPDLGDITVTVDDVELEESEVDEQLDELRARFGTLTGVDRPAQSGDFVSIDLSATVDGEEIPDASTSGLSYEIGSGQLVEGIDEAIIGANEGEQKTFTTKLLAGEHVGKDAEVTVTVNSIKQRELPEPDDEFAQLASEFDTLEELKEDLRERLRRMKRMQQGVQARDKVLDALLERVDVPLPETILESEIANRKHDAVHPFDHDEEAFKRSLESEGKSFEEFEDEVRKEAEKSVRTQLLLDAVADAEDVSVNDAELTERIVYQAQRFGMSPDQYVSQAQQSGQLGAIYADVRRGKALASVVRGVTVTDEAGNTVDLTDLFGPAETETEGEGEGAAEDEERDEATPSSDADEAGTTGEAASSSDK encoded by the coding sequence TTGAAGAGCACCGTCGAGCAGCTGAGCCCGACGCGCGTGAAGATCAATGTCGAGGTGCCGTTCGACGAGCTCAAACCGAACTTCGACCGCGCCTATCGCAAGATCGCTCAGCAGGTCCGGATCCCCGGTTTCCGTCCGGGCAAGGCACCCGCCCGCGTCCTGGAGAGCCGGATCGGCCGTGCGCCTGTGCTCGACGAGGTGGTCAACGAGGCCATCCCCGCGAAGTACCTCGAGGCCGTTCGAAGCGGCGACGTACGCACCCTTGGTCAGCCGGACTTCGAGGTGACCAAACTCGAGGACCGCGATGTGCTGGAGTTCAGCGCCGAGGTGGATGTGCGTCCCGACATCACGCTGCCCGACCTCGGCGACATCACGGTCACGGTGGACGACGTGGAGCTCGAGGAGTCGGAGGTCGACGAGCAACTCGACGAGCTGCGGGCCCGCTTCGGCACGCTGACCGGAGTCGACCGGCCCGCACAAAGCGGTGACTTCGTCTCCATCGACCTGTCGGCCACCGTCGACGGTGAGGAGATTCCCGACGCTTCCACCAGCGGGCTTTCCTACGAGATCGGTTCGGGTCAGCTGGTCGAGGGCATCGACGAAGCGATTATCGGGGCGAACGAGGGCGAGCAGAAGACCTTCACCACGAAACTGCTGGCGGGCGAGCACGTGGGTAAGGACGCCGAGGTGACGGTGACCGTCAACTCGATCAAGCAGCGGGAGCTGCCCGAGCCCGACGACGAGTTCGCGCAGCTCGCCAGCGAGTTCGACACCCTGGAGGAGCTCAAGGAGGACCTGCGTGAGCGGCTGCGGCGGATGAAGCGCATGCAGCAGGGAGTGCAGGCCAGGGACAAGGTCCTCGACGCGCTGCTCGAGCGAGTGGATGTTCCGCTTCCGGAGACGATCCTGGAATCCGAGATCGCCAACCGCAAGCACGACGCGGTGCACCCGTTCGACCACGACGAGGAAGCGTTCAAGCGTTCGTTGGAGTCCGAGGGCAAGTCGTTCGAGGAGTTCGAGGACGAGGTGCGCAAGGAAGCGGAGAAGTCCGTGCGTACCCAGCTGCTGCTCGACGCCGTCGCCGACGCCGAGGACGTCTCCGTCAACGACGCCGAACTCACCGAGCGCATCGTCTACCAGGCCCAGCGGTTCGGGATGAGCCCGGACCAGTACGTCTCGCAGGCACAGCAGTCCGGTCAGCTGGGGGCCATCTATGCCGACGTCCGTCGTGGCAAGGCGCTCGCCTCGGTGGTGCGAGGTGTGACCGTGACCGACGAGGCGGGCAACACCGTGGACCTGACGGACCTGTTCGGTCCAGCCGAGACCGAGACCGAGGGCGAGGGCGAGGGCGCAGCCGAGGACGAGGAGCGCGACGAAGCTACCCCGTCGAGTGATGCCGACGAGGCGGGCACCACGGGAGAGGCTGCTTCCAGCTCCGACAAGTGA
- the nhaA gene encoding Na+/H+ antiporter NhaA: MSIESPARSKLFRRASWSEWRQVADILRQETVGGMLLLFGAVVALVWANSPWSQAYTWLRELTVGPHALHLDLTLSQWAADGLLAIFFFVVGLELKREFVAGDLRDPRRAALPVAAALGGVVAPALIFVLVNLGDSSALRGWAIPTATDIAFAVAVLAVVGRCLPSALRMFLLTLAVVDDLVAILIIAIFYTDDLAPLPLLLALLPLGLFTLLVQRRVRSWWLLIPLGVVAWALVHASGVHATVAGVLLGFAVPALRRRGEAVGLAEHFEHRWRPISAGVAVPVFALFAAGVAFGGLAGLRTALTDPVAVGIVAGLVLGKAIGIFGTTYLMGRFTRAELDGDIAWVDVLGLAVLGGIGFTVSLLVGDLAFGAGTARDEYVKIAVLTGSVLAALIATVILRLRNRVYRRVYEKETRDTDLDGIPDVFEEDEPDSSGETDRRNPLDEASGAERSSG, from the coding sequence ATGAGTATCGAGTCCCCAGCCAGGTCGAAACTGTTCCGCCGGGCGTCCTGGAGCGAGTGGCGGCAGGTCGCCGACATCCTCCGGCAGGAGACCGTCGGCGGGATGCTGCTGCTCTTCGGCGCCGTCGTGGCGCTGGTGTGGGCGAACTCACCCTGGTCGCAGGCCTACACGTGGCTGAGGGAACTCACCGTCGGCCCGCACGCGCTGCATCTGGACCTGACGTTGTCACAGTGGGCGGCCGACGGTCTGCTCGCCATCTTCTTCTTCGTCGTCGGCCTGGAACTCAAACGCGAGTTCGTCGCGGGCGACCTGCGCGATCCCCGGCGGGCGGCGCTGCCGGTGGCCGCGGCACTCGGCGGTGTCGTCGCTCCCGCGCTCATCTTCGTCCTGGTCAACCTGGGCGACAGTTCGGCGTTGCGCGGCTGGGCGATTCCGACGGCCACCGACATCGCGTTCGCCGTGGCAGTGCTCGCCGTGGTCGGCCGCTGCCTGCCCTCGGCGCTGCGGATGTTCCTGCTCACCTTGGCCGTCGTGGACGACCTGGTGGCGATCCTGATCATCGCGATCTTCTACACCGACGACCTCGCGCCGCTGCCGTTGCTGCTGGCGCTGCTGCCGCTGGGCCTGTTCACGCTGCTCGTGCAGCGGCGGGTTCGGTCGTGGTGGCTGCTGATCCCGCTCGGTGTGGTCGCGTGGGCGCTGGTGCACGCCTCCGGAGTGCACGCCACTGTCGCGGGCGTGTTGCTCGGCTTCGCCGTGCCCGCGCTGCGCAGGCGCGGTGAGGCGGTCGGCCTCGCCGAGCACTTCGAACACCGCTGGCGGCCCATCTCGGCAGGCGTGGCGGTGCCCGTCTTCGCCCTGTTCGCCGCGGGCGTCGCCTTCGGCGGGCTCGCAGGCCTGCGCACCGCGCTCACCGACCCGGTGGCGGTCGGCATCGTTGCGGGGTTGGTCCTGGGCAAGGCGATCGGCATCTTCGGGACCACCTACCTCATGGGCCGGTTCACCAGGGCGGAACTCGACGGCGACATCGCGTGGGTCGATGTGCTCGGTCTCGCCGTCCTCGGTGGTATCGGCTTCACCGTGTCGCTGCTGGTGGGTGACCTTGCCTTCGGTGCGGGCACCGCGCGCGACGAGTACGTCAAGATCGCGGTGCTCACCGGGTCGGTGCTGGCGGCGCTGATCGCCACGGTCATCCTGCGACTGCGCAACCGGGTCTACCGGCGGGTCTACGAGAAGGAGACCAGGGACACCGACCTCGACGGCATCCCGGATGTGTTCGAGGAGGACGAACCGGACTCCTCGGGCGAAACCGATCGGCGGAACCCGCTCGACGAGGCGTCCGGCGCCGAACGCTCGAGCGGGTGA
- a CDS encoding DUF3040 domain-containing protein produces the protein MALRDEERRQLAELERRLAQHDPRLAQRLSRLRPFALSSTALAVVALLVCFVVGLAVVAIGTEIGSLPVGIVGAIVGVGLPTLLIWRLWLRRLR, from the coding sequence ATGGCGCTACGGGACGAGGAGCGGCGGCAGCTTGCCGAGCTAGAGCGCAGGCTGGCCCAGCACGATCCGCGCCTTGCCCAGCGGCTTTCCCGGCTGCGCCCGTTCGCGCTGTCGTCCACCGCACTGGCCGTTGTCGCGCTGTTGGTGTGCTTCGTCGTCGGTCTGGCTGTCGTCGCCATCGGCACGGAGATCGGCTCGCTGCCGGTCGGCATCGTCGGCGCGATCGTCGGAGTCGGCCTCCCCACATTGCTCATCTGGCGGCTCTGGCTGCGCCGGCTCCGGTAA
- a CDS encoding sensor histidine kinase, with protein sequence MSMPAEDGPAKGIPWSRRLRDPGSILETARHVSDDLVDGLSGPRVRAAARGIRKLLAADGVGLADLSGSMVQAGSLPGDVDTAALVDEVLHTENRARRAEVVALPLIVHDELAGVLVVAGTARLTALNEVAQLLVAALERGRLEASAEHAAEAELRALRAEISPHFVYNALTVIAGLVRPDPARSRELMLDFADYIRYSLASHGEYTTVADEFHAIETYLALQRAVLGDRLRVQVRVAPEVLAVAIPYLVLQPLVENAVRHGIERRSGGGTVQVLGEAEGTDCVISVEDDGAGMDPEHAKALLAGGGAATSMGLANVDRRLRNVYGPWFGLVVETAPDEGTRVIVRVPRFQPGVMP encoded by the coding sequence ATGTCCATGCCTGCGGAGGACGGCCCGGCCAAGGGCATCCCCTGGTCGCGGCGCCTGCGCGATCCTGGCTCGATCCTGGAGACCGCGCGGCACGTCTCCGACGACCTGGTCGACGGCCTTTCCGGACCGAGGGTACGGGCAGCGGCACGCGGCATCCGCAAGCTCCTGGCGGCCGACGGCGTCGGCCTCGCCGATCTTTCCGGAAGCATGGTGCAGGCGGGCAGCCTGCCAGGCGACGTCGACACCGCCGCGCTGGTGGACGAGGTGTTGCACACCGAGAACCGGGCAAGGCGAGCTGAGGTCGTCGCACTTCCGCTGATCGTGCACGACGAACTCGCGGGCGTGCTGGTGGTCGCGGGAACCGCCCGGTTGACCGCGCTCAACGAGGTGGCGCAGCTGCTGGTCGCGGCGCTGGAACGGGGCAGGCTGGAGGCCTCCGCCGAGCACGCCGCCGAGGCCGAGTTGCGCGCGTTGCGAGCGGAGATCTCACCCCATTTCGTCTACAACGCGCTCACGGTCATCGCGGGTCTCGTACGGCCCGACCCCGCCCGCTCCCGCGAACTCATGCTGGACTTCGCCGACTACATCCGGTACAGCCTCGCCAGCCACGGCGAGTACACGACGGTCGCCGACGAGTTCCACGCCATCGAGACCTACCTTGCCCTGCAACGGGCTGTGCTCGGTGACCGACTCCGGGTGCAGGTGCGCGTCGCGCCCGAAGTGCTCGCCGTAGCCATCCCCTACCTCGTGCTGCAACCCCTCGTGGAGAACGCGGTCAGGCACGGCATCGAACGGCGGTCAGGCGGCGGTACCGTGCAGGTCCTCGGCGAGGCCGAGGGCACGGACTGCGTCATCAGCGTCGAGGACGACGGTGCCGGTATGGACCCCGAACATGCGAAGGCCCTGTTGGCGGGGGGTGGTGCGGCAACGAGCATGGGTCTTGCGAACGTCGACAGGCGACTGCGCAACGTCTACGGACCCTGGTTCGGGCTCGTCGTCGAGACGGCGCCGGACGAGGGCACCCGGGTCATCGTGCGAGTACCGAGATTCCAGCCGGGAGTGATGCCGTGA
- a CDS encoding LytR/AlgR family response regulator transcription factor has translation MTETGQGLRVLAIDDVPAALEDLCGMLREAPEVSDVVAAGDPLSALKLLRSDEFDAVFLDISMPGLDGLELAALLRKLATPPVIVFVTAYEEHAVAAFGIGAVDYLLKPVRAERLAEALTRVGRFSHSEEPNQQRGAPDAMAALPVESGGRTRYVPRRDVQFVEAHGDYVRLHARSGVHLVRMPISRLEEYWSGAGFVRTHRGFLVALAAVRELRSDSVGGLLAHTDLGDVPVSRRHARELRQQLLRAAQRGELEQRT, from the coding sequence GTGACCGAGACAGGACAGGGGTTGCGGGTGCTCGCGATCGACGACGTACCGGCCGCGCTGGAGGACCTGTGCGGCATGCTGCGGGAAGCTCCGGAAGTGTCGGACGTCGTCGCGGCGGGCGATCCGCTTTCCGCACTGAAACTCCTGCGCAGCGACGAGTTCGACGCGGTGTTCCTCGACATCTCGATGCCTGGACTCGACGGTCTCGAACTTGCGGCGCTGCTGAGGAAACTGGCTACCCCACCCGTGATCGTCTTCGTCACCGCTTACGAGGAGCACGCGGTCGCCGCCTTCGGCATCGGAGCGGTCGATTACCTGCTCAAGCCGGTGCGAGCCGAACGCCTGGCCGAGGCGCTCACCAGGGTCGGCCGGTTCAGCCACAGCGAGGAGCCCAACCAGCAACGCGGCGCCCCAGACGCGATGGCGGCGCTGCCGGTGGAATCGGGCGGCCGCACCAGGTATGTGCCACGCAGGGACGTGCAGTTCGTCGAGGCGCACGGCGACTACGTGAGGCTGCACGCCCGTTCCGGTGTGCATCTGGTGCGGATGCCCATCTCGCGACTCGAGGAGTACTGGTCTGGCGCGGGTTTCGTGCGCACGCATCGCGGCTTCCTCGTCGCGCTCGCGGCGGTGCGCGAACTGCGCAGCGATTCCGTGGGTGGCCTGCTGGCACACACCGACCTCGGCGACGTGCCGGTGAGCCGCAGGCACGCGAGGGAACTACGGCAGCAGTTGCTGCGCGCCGCCCAGCGGGGCGAACTCGAACAACGGACCTGA
- a CDS encoding sodium/solute symporter, which translates to MIVALAVAPVLVVTLLIGLRGVAAMRTTSDFLVASRRVSPLLNSAAVSGEYLSAASFLGVAGLMVKDGVGALWYPVGFTAGYIAMLALVAAPMRRSGALTVPDFAEARLASPSLRRLAAVVVLVIGVLYLVPQFRTAGLVLSVVSGAPYWVGVAIAGVAVSATLALGGMRAATYVQAFQFFFKLALFIIPAIWLLSQVGPEVRDQALHPEEFTHFTEDTTLTFRVGATLDVPEGVTVVEPDGTRTPVAPGEWQIPAGSTVVFPEGSRAPQLRGETAPGAPGWERPLLDLADTGYPLLGTWAVLVATMLGTMGLPHVIMRFHTSPDGRAARRTAALTVALLSMFYLFPGIYGMLGRVLVPHLYLSGATDSAVVALPAQVDPSTTGTVFTGLLTAGAFAAFLATSLGLLLVVSGAISHDLVPGGLRQLRVAVLGAAAIVVLLALPAVRFDAGMLVTWGFTVAASTFCPLLVLGIWWSRLTAPGAIAGVATGLVASTGAFLFTVTQPPVDGWVGILLVQPAPWSVPLAFTTMVAVSLFGRPPPWSTAAMLRLHLDEQRRLPFATRSAVVRDLGHSSWSARRSSAVRRITRRLVR; encoded by the coding sequence GTGATCGTCGCACTCGCTGTCGCGCCGGTGCTTGTGGTGACGCTGCTGATCGGGCTGCGTGGCGTCGCGGCCATGCGCACCACGTCCGACTTCCTCGTGGCATCGCGAAGGGTGTCACCGCTGCTGAACTCCGCCGCGGTGTCGGGTGAGTACCTTTCGGCGGCTTCGTTTCTCGGTGTGGCCGGCCTGATGGTGAAGGACGGCGTCGGTGCGTTGTGGTACCCGGTGGGGTTCACGGCGGGCTACATCGCGATGCTCGCGCTGGTGGCGGCCCCGATGCGCCGCTCCGGCGCGCTCACCGTGCCCGACTTCGCGGAGGCCAGGCTGGCCTCACCTTCGCTGCGGCGGCTGGCGGCTGTGGTCGTACTCGTCATAGGAGTGCTGTATCTGGTGCCGCAGTTTCGAACGGCGGGACTGGTGCTCAGTGTCGTCAGCGGGGCGCCGTACTGGGTCGGCGTCGCCATCGCGGGCGTGGCCGTCAGCGCCACCCTCGCGCTCGGCGGGATGCGCGCCGCGACCTACGTGCAGGCGTTCCAGTTCTTTTTCAAACTGGCCCTGTTCATCATCCCGGCGATCTGGCTGCTTTCCCAGGTGGGCCCCGAGGTGCGCGACCAAGCTCTGCACCCGGAGGAGTTCACCCACTTCACAGAGGACACGACGTTGACCTTCCGGGTGGGCGCGACCCTCGACGTCCCGGAGGGGGTGACGGTGGTCGAACCGGACGGCACCCGCACCCCGGTCGCCCCCGGCGAATGGCAGATCCCGGCGGGAAGCACCGTCGTGTTCCCCGAGGGCAGCAGGGCCCCGCAACTGCGGGGCGAGACCGCCCCCGGCGCGCCGGGCTGGGAACGCCCGCTGCTCGACCTCGCCGACACCGGCTACCCCCTGCTCGGGACGTGGGCCGTGCTCGTGGCGACCATGCTCGGCACGATGGGGCTGCCGCACGTGATCATGCGGTTCCACACCAGCCCGGACGGAAGGGCTGCCAGGCGTACGGCGGCGCTGACGGTGGCGTTGCTCAGCATGTTCTACCTCTTCCCCGGCATCTACGGGATGCTCGGGAGAGTCCTCGTACCGCACCTCTACCTGTCCGGCGCCACGGACAGCGCCGTGGTGGCGCTGCCCGCGCAGGTGGACCCCAGCACGACGGGGACGGTCTTCACCGGCCTGCTCACCGCGGGCGCGTTCGCGGCATTCCTGGCCACCTCGCTCGGGCTGCTGCTCGTCGTGTCTGGGGCGATCTCGCACGACCTCGTTCCAGGAGGGCTGCGGCAGCTCAGGGTCGCCGTGCTCGGTGCGGCGGCGATCGTCGTGCTGCTGGCCCTTCCCGCGGTCCGCTTCGACGCCGGGATGCTGGTCACCTGGGGATTCACGGTCGCGGCCTCGACCTTCTGCCCGCTGCTGGTACTGGGCATCTGGTGGTCCCGGCTCACCGCACCTGGTGCGATCGCCGGGGTCGCCACCGGTCTGGTCGCCTCCACCGGGGCCTTTCTGTTCACGGTTACCCAGCCGCCCGTCGACGGCTGGGTCGGCATTCTGCTGGTGCAGCCGGCGCCGTGGTCGGTGCCGCTGGCGTTCACCACGATGGTCGCGGTCTCACTGTTCGGACGCCCGCCACCCTGGTCGACAGCGGCCATGCTGCGGCTGCACCTCGACGAACAACGCCGCCTCCCGTTCGCCACCCGCTCCGCGGTCGTACGTGATCTGGGCCACTCGTCGTGGTCCGCCCGCCGCTCGTCTGCCGTTCGTCGCATCACGCGCCGATTGGTCCGCTGA
- a CDS encoding DUF485 domain-containing protein: MSTTEPSTHPPGPKSWAEVHGSEEFRQLRKRLRSFVFPMTALFLLWYLLYVVLADYAHGFMSTKVVGNINIGLIFGLLQFVSTFLITGLYVRYANRKLDPIADKIRDEMEGEQS; the protein is encoded by the coding sequence GTGAGTACTACCGAGCCCTCGACCCATCCACCAGGGCCCAAGTCCTGGGCGGAGGTCCACGGGAGCGAGGAGTTTCGGCAGCTGCGCAAGCGCCTGCGAAGCTTCGTCTTCCCGATGACCGCGCTGTTTCTCCTCTGGTACCTGCTTTACGTGGTGCTGGCCGACTACGCGCACGGGTTCATGTCCACAAAGGTCGTCGGCAACATCAACATCGGGCTGATTTTCGGCCTGCTGCAGTTCGTGTCGACGTTCCTGATCACTGGGCTGTACGTGCGTTACGCCAACCGCAAGCTCGACCCCATCGCCGACAAGATCCGCGATGAGATGGAGGGGGAGCAGTCATGA